The genomic region CGGAGTAGTCGTGCACCACCTCCAGCAGTTCGGCCATCCGCGCCTGCCAGGCGACGTTGACCGGCAGTTTCTCCAGCTCGGCGAGGAGACGGGCGTAGTCCTCGCACTCCAGGACGTGGAACAGGTCGGTGCCGCTGCGCCAGATCGTCCAGGAGGTGGCGCCGGCGGCGCGGATGGCGTCGGTGAGCTCCTCGGGCACCTCTCGGTGGGCGGCTTCGTAGGCGGCGATCCGGTCGGCGCGGACCTTGGTGTGCAGGGCGACTCTCATGACGGCTCCTTGGCCGGCGCCTCGGGCGACTCCTCGGCGGGGACGGGGGCGTCCGCGGGCAGCAGGCCCTTGGCGCGCAGGTCCTGCCAGAACCCGGCGGGCACGCGGGCGGCGAACTGGTGGGCGCAGTCGCGGACTTCGTGCGCCGAGCGGGCTCCGACGAGGACGCTCGCGACGGCCGGGTGGGCGGCGCAGAAGGCCAGGGCGGCGGCGCGCAGCGTGGTGCCGTGGCGGTGGGCGACGGACTTCAGGCGCAGCGCCCGCTGGACCAGGTCGGAGGGTGCGACGGTGTAGTTGTACTTCGCGCCCGGCTGCGGGTTCGCCAGCAGGCCGGAGTTGAAGGCGCCGCCGATGACGACGGACGTTCCGCGTTCGTGGGCGGCGGGCAGCAGGCCGGTGAGGGCGCTCTGGTCCAGCAGGGTGTAGCGGCCGGCGCACAGCACCACGTCGACGTCGGTGTCGCGGACGAAGCGGGTGAGCATCTCCGCCTGGTTCATCCCGGCGCCGATCGCCCCGACCACGCCTTCCGAGCGGAGCTTCTCCAGCGCCGGGTAACCCTCGCGGAAGGCCCACTCGGCGTGCTCGTCCGGGTCGTGGAGGTAGACGACGTCGACCCGGTCGAGGCCCAGGCGTTCCAGGCTGGACTCCAGGGTGCGGCGGATGCCGTCGGCGCTGAAGTCCCAGACGCGCCGGTGGGCGGCGGGCACGGCGAAGCCGTTGGCCAGGTCGTCGCCGGTGCCGTCCGCGGGCTCCAGGCGGCGGCCCACCTTGGTGGAGATCGTGTACTGCTCGCGGGGGTGGTCGCGCAGGGCGGCGCCGAGGCGGCGCTCGGACAGGCCGAGGCCGTAGTGCGGGGCGGTGTCGAAGTAGCGGATGCCCCGCTGCCAGGCGGCCTCCACGGCCTCGTGGGCCTGTGCCTCGCCGACCTCGGTGTACAGGTTGCCGATCGCGGCCGCGCCGAAGGACAGGGCGCTGACCTCGACGCCGCTGCCGCCGAGCCGGTTCACCGGGTCACCGGGCGCAGCCGCAGGCCCTGCATGCCGCCGTCGACGGCGAGCGAGGTGCCCGTGGTGGCGCCGGACAGGGGGCTCGCCAGGTAGGCGATGGCGCCCGCGACCTCGTCGGCGCCGACCAGGCGGCCGGTGGGCTGGCGGGCCTGCAGAGCGGCGCGTTCGGCGGCCGGGTCGGGCGCGGCGTCGAGGAGGCGGCCGACCCATGGCGTGTCGACCGTGCCCGGGTTGACGCAGTTGACGCGGATGCCCTCGCGCACGTGGTCGGCGGCCATGGCGAGGGTCAGCGCGTACACGGCGCCCTTGGTGGCGCTGTACAGGGCGCGTTGCGGCAGGCCCGCGGTGGCCGCGATGGAGCAGGTGTTGACGATCGACGCGTGCGCGGAGGCGCGCAGGTGGGGCAGGCAGGCGCGGGTGGTGCGGACCATGCCGACGACGTTGACGTCGTAGACGCGGTGCCAGTCGTCGTCGGAGTTGTCCTCGACGGTGCCCTGGGCGCCGGTGCCCGCGTTGTTGACCAGGACGTCCAGCCCGCCGAGGTCGGCGACCGCCGCCGCGACGGCCTCGCGCACGGACGCGTCGTCGGTGACGTCCGCGCGGTAGGCCAGCAGCGGCTTGTCGACCGGTGACGGGTCCAGGTCGAGGACGGCGACCTGGGCGCCGCGCTCGGCCAGGAGTTCCGCGGTCGCCCGGCCGATGCCGGAGGCGCCGCCCGTCACCAGGGCCCTGATGCCCTCGAAGTCGCTCATGCAGCCCGACCCTTCTTCTGCTTGTCGAGGTCGGCGGCCCAGAACTCGCCGCCCGGGTAGGTGTACCGCGCCAGCGACTCGGGCCGCATGGCGGCCGAGAAGCCCGGCGCGGTGGGTGCCGTGTAATGACCTTCGCTGATGACGACCGGGTCGAGGAAGTGGGCGTGCAGATGGTCGACGTATTCGATGACGCGGTCCTCGGTGGTTCCGGCCACGGCCACGTAGTCGAACATCGACAGGTGCTGGACGAGTTCGCACAGGCCCACGCCGCCCGCGTGCGGGCAGACCGGGACGCCGAACTTGGCCGCGAGCAGCAGGATCGCGAGGTTCTCGGGGACGCCGCCCACGCGGGCCGCGTCGATCTGGACGACGTCCAGCGCGCCGGCCTGGAGGAGCTGCTTGAAGACGATCCGGTTGTGCACGTGCTCGCCGGTGGCGACCTTCACGGGGGCGACGGCACGGCGGATCGCCGCGTGGCCGAGGATGTCGTCGGGGCTGGTGGGTTCCTCGATCCAGTAGGGGTCGAACTCGGCGAGGGCCTTGGTCCAGCGGATCGCCTCCTCGACGTCCCAGCGCTGGTTGGCGTCGACGGCCATGCGGACGTCCGGGCCGATGACGGACCGGGCGACGCGGCAGCGGCGGATGTCGTCGTCGAGGTCGGCGCCGACCTTGAGCTTGATCTGCCGGAAGCCGTCGGCGACGGCCCGGGCCGCGAGCCGGGTGAGCTTGTCGTCGTCGTAGCCGAGCCAGCCGGGTGAGGTGGTGTAGGCGGGGTAGCCGCGCTCCAGCAGCCGGGCCGTGCGCTGCTCGGCGCCCTGTCTGCCGTGGCGCAGCAGGGTCAGGGCCTCCTCGGGGGTGAGGGCGTCGGTGAGGTAGCGGAAGTCGACCTGGCGGACCAGCCATTCGGGTTCGGCCTCGGCGAGCAGCCGCCACAGCGGCAGGCCGGCGCGCTTGCCGGCCAGGTCCCACACCGCGTTGACGACCGCGCCGATCGCCATGTGCATCACGCCCTTCTCGGGTCCGAGCCAGCGCAGCTGGCTGTCGCCGATCAGGTCGCGGTTCAGGGTGGACGGGTCGGCGCACAGGTCGTCGACGGAGCGGTCGATCAGGTGTCCGCGCAGCGCGTCGATCGCTGCGACCTGCACCTCGTTGCCCCGCCCGATGGTGAAGGCGAATCCGTGCCCCTCGTGCCCGTCGGCCGCGTCCGTGCGCAGGACAACGTAGGCCGCCGAGTAGTCGGGGTCCGGGTTCATCGCGTCGGAGCCGTCGAGCTCGCGCGAGGTGGGGAAGCGGATGTCGTGCGTGTCGACCGCGATGATGCGGGCGGGCGTCGGGGACACGGAGGGCCTTTCGATTCGGTTGCGGAGGCGGCGGGTCAGTCCTGGGCGCGGCCCGTGGTGACCCGGGCGATCATGAGGGCGACCAGGATGATCCCGCCGTAGATGGCCTGGATCCAGAACGACGGCACCTGGGCCAGGGTGAGCAGGTTCTGCACGACGCCCAGCAGGAGTACGCCGGTCAGGGCGCCGAACATGGTGCCTTTGCCGCCGTCGAGGGCGATGCCGCCGATCACCGCGGCCGCGAACACGGTGAAGATCATGTTCTGGCCCTGGTTGGCGCTGATCGCGCCGACGTACCCGGTCTGCATGATGCCGCCGACGGCGGCGAGGACGCCCGCGACGACGAACACGCCGAGCATGACGCGCTCCACGCGGATGCCCGCCGCCCGGGCCGCGTCCGCGTTGCCGCCGATGGCGTACAGGGCGCGGCCGACGCGGTGGTACTTCAGGACCAGCCCGGCGACGGCGAAGGCGACCGCGGCGAGCCACACGGACAGCGGCACGGTGAGGAAGGTGGTGGTCGCCAGCGAGTAGAAGCTGTCGGGCATGCCGAACAGCGTCTTGCCCTTGGTCGCGCCGACCAGCAGGCCGCGCAGCACGATCAGCATCGCGAGCGTCACGATGAACGCGTTGAGCTTGAACTTCACGACGAGGAGGCCGTTGAAGGCGCCGACGGCCGCACCCGCGACCAGGATCGCCAGTAGCGCGAGTGCCGCCGGGAGTTCGGTGCCCCAGCCGGACTGGGCGGCGGGCAGGACGAGCAGGGCGCCCACGGCGGGTGCGATGCCGACGACCGATTCCAGGGACAGGTCGAACTTGCCGGTGATGAGCACGAGGGACTCGGCGAGCACGACCATCGCGAGGGCGGCGGAGGCGCCGAGGATCGAGACGATGTTCCGCTCGGTGAGGAACGAGTCGTTGACCACCGCGCCGAGCACGAGGAGCAGCAACAGCGCGGGGACGAGGGCGAGTTCGCGGGCGCGGCGGAGCAGGACGGCCTTGGCGGCGCGCGGGTCGGTGGCTCGCGCGGGCGCGAGCGGCGGGGCCGCCTTGGTCTCAGCCATGGTCCACTCCTTCGATGGAGGCGATGAGCTCGTGGTCGCGCCAGCCCACCGGGTGCTCGGCGACGACACGGCCGTGGAAGAGGACGAGGACCCGGTCGCAGCGCCTGAGGTCGTCGAGTTCGTCGGAGACGACGAGCACGGCGGTGCCGTCCTCGCGGGCGCTGTCCACCCGGGCGAGCAGGGACTCCTTGGACTTCACGTCGACGCCCGCGGTCGGGTTGACGAGGACGAGGAGCCGTGGGTCGGAGGCGAGGGCCCGGGCCATGACGACCTTCTGCGCGTTGCCGCCGGACAGGTCCGAGACGGGCTGGTCGGGGCCCTCTGCGTGGATGTCGAGGCGTTCGATCAGCGCGGTGGCGACACCGCGCTTGCGGTCGGTGCCGACGAAGCCGAACCGGCCGAGCCGGTCCAGGACGCCGAGGGTGGCGTTGTCGCCGATGGACATGCCGAAGACCAGGCCCTCGTCGTGCCGGTCGCGGGGGACGAAGCCGACGCCGGCCTGCAGCGCGGCCTGGACGTCGCCGAACGGCAGCGGGGCGCCGTCGATACGGGCCGTCCCGCCGGTGGGGGTGTGCAGTCCGGTGAACGACTCGGCGAGCTCGATCTTGCCGCTGGCGCTCGATCCGGCGAGTCCGACGACTTCGCCGCGGCGCACGGTGAGGTCCACGTCTTCGTACGCGGGCGAGGTGAGGCCGTGGACGTCGAGGAGGACGGGCCCGGGAGCCGCGACGGTGCTCAGCCGCTCGGCCTGTTCGGCGATCGTCTCCCCCGCCATGGCCTCCACCAGGGCCTGGCGGGGCAGGTCGGCGACCGGGGCCGTGGTGATCCAGCGGGCGTCGCGCAGGACCGTGACGGTCTGGCAGACCTCGTACACCTCCTGGAGGTGGTGCGAGATGAACAGGAAGGTGACGCCCGAGTCCTGGAGGGCGCGCATGCGCGTGAACAGCCGCTCGATCTCGCGGTTGTCGAGCTGGGCGGTGGGTTCGTCGAGGATGATGAAGCGGGCGCCGAAGCTGAGGGCCCGTGCGATCTCCACCATCTGCCGGTCCTCGACCTTGAGGTCGGCGGTGCGGGCGCCGGGGTCGACGCGCACGTCCCAGGTGTCGAGGAGCCGGGCCGCCTCGGTCCTCAGCCGGCGCCAGCTGATGAACCCGCGCCGACCCGGCTGCCGGTTGATGAACAGGTTCTCGGCGACGGTCAGTTCC from Streptomyces chartreusis NRRL 3882 harbors:
- a CDS encoding L-rhamnose mutarotase, translated to MRVALHTKVRADRIAAYEAAHREVPEELTDAIRAAGATSWTIWRSGTDLFHVLECEDYARLLAELEKLPVNVAWQARMAELLEVVHDYSGEGADAGLPVVWELPA
- a CDS encoding aldo/keto reductase, translating into MNRLGGSGVEVSALSFGAAAIGNLYTEVGEAQAHEAVEAAWQRGIRYFDTAPHYGLGLSERRLGAALRDHPREQYTISTKVGRRLEPADGTGDDLANGFAVPAAHRRVWDFSADGIRRTLESSLERLGLDRVDVVYLHDPDEHAEWAFREGYPALEKLRSEGVVGAIGAGMNQAEMLTRFVRDTDVDVVLCAGRYTLLDQSALTGLLPAAHERGTSVVIGGAFNSGLLANPQPGAKYNYTVAPSDLVQRALRLKSVAHRHGTTLRAAALAFCAAHPAVASVLVGARSAHEVRDCAHQFAARVPAGFWQDLRAKGLLPADAPVPAEESPEAPAKEPS
- a CDS encoding SDR family NAD(P)-dependent oxidoreductase, whose product is MSDFEGIRALVTGGASGIGRATAELLAERGAQVAVLDLDPSPVDKPLLAYRADVTDDASVREAVAAAVADLGGLDVLVNNAGTGAQGTVEDNSDDDWHRVYDVNVVGMVRTTRACLPHLRASAHASIVNTCSIAATAGLPQRALYSATKGAVYALTLAMAADHVREGIRVNCVNPGTVDTPWVGRLLDAAPDPAAERAALQARQPTGRLVGADEVAGAIAYLASPLSGATTGTSLAVDGGMQGLRLRPVTR
- a CDS encoding L-fuconate dehydratase yields the protein MSPTPARIIAVDTHDIRFPTSRELDGSDAMNPDPDYSAAYVVLRTDAADGHEGHGFAFTIGRGNEVQVAAIDALRGHLIDRSVDDLCADPSTLNRDLIGDSQLRWLGPEKGVMHMAIGAVVNAVWDLAGKRAGLPLWRLLAEAEPEWLVRQVDFRYLTDALTPEEALTLLRHGRQGAEQRTARLLERGYPAYTTSPGWLGYDDDKLTRLAARAVADGFRQIKLKVGADLDDDIRRCRVARSVIGPDVRMAVDANQRWDVEEAIRWTKALAEFDPYWIEEPTSPDDILGHAAIRRAVAPVKVATGEHVHNRIVFKQLLQAGALDVVQIDAARVGGVPENLAILLLAAKFGVPVCPHAGGVGLCELVQHLSMFDYVAVAGTTEDRVIEYVDHLHAHFLDPVVISEGHYTAPTAPGFSAAMRPESLARYTYPGGEFWAADLDKQKKGRAA
- a CDS encoding ABC transporter permease; its protein translation is MAETKAAPPLAPARATDPRAAKAVLLRRARELALVPALLLLLVLGAVVNDSFLTERNIVSILGASAALAMVVLAESLVLITGKFDLSLESVVGIAPAVGALLVLPAAQSGWGTELPAALALLAILVAGAAVGAFNGLLVVKFKLNAFIVTLAMLIVLRGLLVGATKGKTLFGMPDSFYSLATTTFLTVPLSVWLAAVAFAVAGLVLKYHRVGRALYAIGGNADAARAAGIRVERVMLGVFVVAGVLAAVGGIMQTGYVGAISANQGQNMIFTVFAAAVIGGIALDGGKGTMFGALTGVLLLGVVQNLLTLAQVPSFWIQAIYGGIILVALMIARVTTGRAQD
- a CDS encoding sugar ABC transporter ATP-binding protein, coding for MSTPLAEARGVVKRYGPTTALADGHLTVLPGESHALVGRNGAGKSTLVRILTGLEAPDEGTVRFDGDLAPPLADRDAWRRKVACVYQHPTVVPELTVAENLFINRQPGRRGFISWRRLRTEAARLLDTWDVRVDPGARTADLKVEDRQMVEIARALSFGARFIILDEPTAQLDNREIERLFTRMRALQDSGVTFLFISHHLQEVYEVCQTVTVLRDARWITTAPVADLPRQALVEAMAGETIAEQAERLSTVAAPGPVLLDVHGLTSPAYEDVDLTVRRGEVVGLAGSSASGKIELAESFTGLHTPTGGTARIDGAPLPFGDVQAALQAGVGFVPRDRHDEGLVFGMSIGDNATLGVLDRLGRFGFVGTDRKRGVATALIERLDIHAEGPDQPVSDLSGGNAQKVVMARALASDPRLLVLVNPTAGVDVKSKESLLARVDSAREDGTAVLVVSDELDDLRRCDRVLVLFHGRVVAEHPVGWRDHELIASIEGVDHG